In a genomic window of Amblyomma americanum isolate KBUSLIRL-KWMA chromosome 4, ASM5285725v1, whole genome shotgun sequence:
- the Tsen2 gene encoding tRNA splicing endonuclease subunit 2 isoform X2 encodes MAATVLFEIKKKRRSPLTKKSPFPLVFHLGSDKSSIVTWQFYRGVLKPDGVEVTSQEDMKNLYHMGYFGKGTLSRSAPRFHYDTEDTDGERPMSYHRFQRHRQLREKAEARGDPLPNGGATPPKVILVKLPSEDCKESSSDVTVVATAGLRRPVPRILARGSSSKRERIEDVSNKDSSGPCEADESGAGSGREGTSGQGDKEAGDGKEVQSIEADDGGPDVYECDSSGERIEDSEEVHMQPAPPEPQSVDDGSNDIIEVDSQTGMEVAGEDKEAPSTSGEKSEDKEKEAGGDKAAGESEAHAAVAEDGGESKSGCDSTEVIIANQPEDEDSKKGVLELCHAPSDTISDGGQEGRQSSQGSRRRRRAEEGGGCAASDGDEIEMVGNVASTSDNEDPEVFAAEDPWPFMESLQLFFEEAYFLSYGLGCLIVKDGDEDLELLKLWQKLCALCDNFPARYAVYHHFRSKGWVVRAGSKFAADYLLYKDGPPFYHASFSVVVRRVWADNLEEQIDHRLQSWPALSGLIRVNGNASKTVLLCHVIMPRDFDLSTPNCLRLFKIQELLVRRWITSEEREKRDDAS; translated from the exons atggcagcgacagTGCTgttcgaaatcaagaaaaagcgTCGAAGTCCGTTGACGAAGAAGTCCCCGTTTCCGCTGGTGTTCCATCTGGGGTCTGACAAGTCGAGCATTGTAACATGGCAATTTTACCGAGGCGTTCTCAAGCCCGACGGTGTGGAGGTGACGTCGCAAGAGGATATGAAGAACCTGTACCACATG GGTTACTTTGGGAAAGGAACGTTGTCTCGTTCAGCACCAAGGTTTCATTATGACACCGAAGACACTGATGGCGAGAGACCTATGAGCTATCACAG GTTCCAGAGGCACAGGCAGCTGCGCGAGAAAGCTGAAGCGCGTGGGGACCCTCTTCCAAACGGCGGTGCAACGCCTCCAAAGGTCATCCTGGTCAAACTACCGAGTGAAGACTGCAAGGAGTCAAGCAGCGATGTTACCGTTGTTGCGACAGCAGGCCTCCGTAGGCCGGTGCCCAGAATCTTAGCCAGAGGCAGCAGCTCGAAGCGTGAAAGGATAGAAGATGTAAGCAACAAAGACAGCTCGGGCCCTTGTGAGGCAGATGAGAGCGGAGCGGGCAGTGGTAGGGAAGGCACCAGCGGCCAAGGGGATAAAGAAGCTGGTGATGGGAAAGAAGTACAAAGCATTGAAGCAGATGATGGAGGACCAGACGTTTACGAGTGTGACTCTTCGGGCGAGCGCATCGAGGACAGCGAAGAAGTCCACATGCAGCCAGCTCCACCTGAACCGCAAAGTGTGGATGATGGCAGCAATGACATCATCGAAGTGGACAGCCAGACGGGAATGGAGGTTGCTGGGGAGGACAAAGAGGCACCCTCCACAAGTGGGGAAAAGtcggaagacaaagaaaaggaaG CTGGCGGTGACAAGGCAGCTGGTGAGAGCGAAGCGCATGCAGCTGTGGCAGAAGACGGTGGTGAAAGCAAGAGCGGCTGTGATTCCACAGAGGTGATAATAGCCAATCAACCGGAGGATGAAGACAGTAAGAAGGGAGTGCTGGAGTTGTGCCATGCTCCCAGCGACACCATTTCTGATGGTGGTCAAGAAGGAAGGCAGAGTTCCCAAGGGAGCAGACGACGGCGGCGTGCAGAGGAGGGTGGTGGATGTGCTGCCAGTGACGGTGACGAGATCGAGATGGTTGGAAATGTGGCAAGCACCAGTGACAATGAGGACCCTGAGGTCTTTGCTGCAGAAGACCCGTGGCCATTCATGGAGTCACTGCAGCTTTTCTTTGAAGAG GCATATTTCCTGTCCTATGGCTTGGGATGCCTCATAGTGAAGGATGGTGACGAG GACTTGGAACTCCTGAAGCTGTGGCAAAAGCTGTGTGCCTTGTGCGACAACTTTCCTGCCCGGTATGCTGTGTATCACCACTTCCGCAGCAAGGGCTGGGTTGTCCGTGCTGGCTCCAAGTTTGCTGCTGATTATT TGCTCTACAAGGATGGGCCACCATTCTACCATGCCAGCTTTTCAGTGGTAGTGCGACGCGTTTGGGCCGACAACCTTGAAGAGCAAATTGATCATCGGCTGCAAAGCTGGCCTGCACTATCAGGCCTCATCAGGGTGAATGGAAATGCCTCCAAG
- the Tsen2 gene encoding tRNA splicing endonuclease subunit 2 isoform X1, which produces MAATVLFEIKKKRRSPLTKKSPFPLVFHLGSDKSSIVTWQFYRGVLKPDGVEVTSQEDMKNLYHMGYFGKGTLSRSAPRFHYDTEDTDGERPMSYHRFQRHRQLREKAEARGDPLPNGGATPPKVILVKLPSEDCKESSSDVTVVATAGLRRPVPRILARGSSSKRERIEDVSNKDSSGPCEADESGAGSGREGTSGQGDKEAGDGKEVQSIEADDGGPDVYECDSSGERIEDSEEVHMQPAPPEPQSVDDGSNDIIEVDSQTGMEVAGEDKEAPSTSGEKSEDKEKEAAGGDKAAGESEAHAAVAEDGGESKSGCDSTEVIIANQPEDEDSKKGVLELCHAPSDTISDGGQEGRQSSQGSRRRRRAEEGGGCAASDGDEIEMVGNVASTSDNEDPEVFAAEDPWPFMESLQLFFEEAYFLSYGLGCLIVKDGDEDLELLKLWQKLCALCDNFPARYAVYHHFRSKGWVVRAGSKFAADYLLYKDGPPFYHASFSVVVRRVWADNLEEQIDHRLQSWPALSGLIRVNGNASKTVLLCHVIMPRDFDLSTPNCLRLFKIQELLVRRWITSEEREKRDDAS; this is translated from the exons atggcagcgacagTGCTgttcgaaatcaagaaaaagcgTCGAAGTCCGTTGACGAAGAAGTCCCCGTTTCCGCTGGTGTTCCATCTGGGGTCTGACAAGTCGAGCATTGTAACATGGCAATTTTACCGAGGCGTTCTCAAGCCCGACGGTGTGGAGGTGACGTCGCAAGAGGATATGAAGAACCTGTACCACATG GGTTACTTTGGGAAAGGAACGTTGTCTCGTTCAGCACCAAGGTTTCATTATGACACCGAAGACACTGATGGCGAGAGACCTATGAGCTATCACAG GTTCCAGAGGCACAGGCAGCTGCGCGAGAAAGCTGAAGCGCGTGGGGACCCTCTTCCAAACGGCGGTGCAACGCCTCCAAAGGTCATCCTGGTCAAACTACCGAGTGAAGACTGCAAGGAGTCAAGCAGCGATGTTACCGTTGTTGCGACAGCAGGCCTCCGTAGGCCGGTGCCCAGAATCTTAGCCAGAGGCAGCAGCTCGAAGCGTGAAAGGATAGAAGATGTAAGCAACAAAGACAGCTCGGGCCCTTGTGAGGCAGATGAGAGCGGAGCGGGCAGTGGTAGGGAAGGCACCAGCGGCCAAGGGGATAAAGAAGCTGGTGATGGGAAAGAAGTACAAAGCATTGAAGCAGATGATGGAGGACCAGACGTTTACGAGTGTGACTCTTCGGGCGAGCGCATCGAGGACAGCGAAGAAGTCCACATGCAGCCAGCTCCACCTGAACCGCAAAGTGTGGATGATGGCAGCAATGACATCATCGAAGTGGACAGCCAGACGGGAATGGAGGTTGCTGGGGAGGACAAAGAGGCACCCTCCACAAGTGGGGAAAAGtcggaagacaaagaaaaggaaG CAGCTGGCGGTGACAAGGCAGCTGGTGAGAGCGAAGCGCATGCAGCTGTGGCAGAAGACGGTGGTGAAAGCAAGAGCGGCTGTGATTCCACAGAGGTGATAATAGCCAATCAACCGGAGGATGAAGACAGTAAGAAGGGAGTGCTGGAGTTGTGCCATGCTCCCAGCGACACCATTTCTGATGGTGGTCAAGAAGGAAGGCAGAGTTCCCAAGGGAGCAGACGACGGCGGCGTGCAGAGGAGGGTGGTGGATGTGCTGCCAGTGACGGTGACGAGATCGAGATGGTTGGAAATGTGGCAAGCACCAGTGACAATGAGGACCCTGAGGTCTTTGCTGCAGAAGACCCGTGGCCATTCATGGAGTCACTGCAGCTTTTCTTTGAAGAG GCATATTTCCTGTCCTATGGCTTGGGATGCCTCATAGTGAAGGATGGTGACGAG GACTTGGAACTCCTGAAGCTGTGGCAAAAGCTGTGTGCCTTGTGCGACAACTTTCCTGCCCGGTATGCTGTGTATCACCACTTCCGCAGCAAGGGCTGGGTTGTCCGTGCTGGCTCCAAGTTTGCTGCTGATTATT TGCTCTACAAGGATGGGCCACCATTCTACCATGCCAGCTTTTCAGTGGTAGTGCGACGCGTTTGGGCCGACAACCTTGAAGAGCAAATTGATCATCGGCTGCAAAGCTGGCCTGCACTATCAGGCCTCATCAGGGTGAATGGAAATGCCTCCAAG